From Pseudomonas sp. LS1212, the proteins below share one genomic window:
- a CDS encoding ABC transporter permease subunit, with product MTTNTPAVAVDQSLLYPSPYKEFWQAFSKNKGAVAGLLFMLLVIFCAIFAPWVAPHDPSEQFRDFLLTPPVWLEGGQWQFILGTDELGRDLLSRLITGSRLSLMIGLSSVVISLIPGILLGLLAGFFPRILGPSIMRLMDIMLALPSLLLAVAIVAILGPGLINTVIAIAIVSLPSYVRLTRAAVMGELNRDYVTAARLAGAGLPRLMFITVLPNCMAPLIVQATLSFSSAILDAAALGFLGLGVQPPTPEWGTMLASARDYIERAWWVVSLPGLTILLSVLAINLMGDGLRDALDPKLKNAA from the coding sequence ATGACTACGAATACTCCAGCGGTAGCAGTCGACCAAAGCCTGCTTTACCCGTCCCCGTACAAAGAATTCTGGCAAGCCTTCTCGAAAAACAAAGGCGCCGTCGCCGGCCTGTTGTTCATGTTGCTGGTGATCTTTTGCGCGATCTTCGCGCCCTGGGTTGCCCCGCATGACCCGAGCGAGCAATTTCGCGACTTCCTGCTGACCCCGCCGGTCTGGCTCGAAGGCGGCCAGTGGCAGTTCATCCTCGGTACCGACGAACTGGGGCGCGACCTGCTTTCGCGGTTGATCACCGGTTCGCGCCTGTCGCTGATGATCGGTTTGTCCTCGGTGGTGATATCGCTGATCCCGGGCATCCTGCTGGGCCTTTTGGCCGGGTTCTTCCCGCGTATCCTCGGGCCATCGATCATGCGCCTGATGGACATCATGCTCGCCCTGCCCTCGCTGCTGCTGGCCGTGGCGATCGTCGCCATCCTCGGCCCGGGCCTGATCAACACTGTGATCGCCATTGCCATCGTCTCGCTGCCGTCCTATGTACGCCTGACCCGCGCCGCAGTGATGGGCGAGCTGAACCGCGACTACGTGACCGCCGCGCGCCTGGCCGGTGCCGGCTTGCCGCGCCTGATGTTCATCACCGTGCTGCCCAACTGCATGGCACCGCTGATCGTCCAGGCAACCCTGAGTTTCTCCTCGGCCATTCTCGACGCCGCCGCCCTGGGCTTCCTCGGCCTTGGCGTGCAACCGCCGACGCCCGAGTGGGGCACCATGCTGGCCTCGGCCCGCGACTACATCGAACGCGCCTGGTGGGTCGTGAGCCTGCCCGGCCTGACCATTTTGCTCAGCGTGCTGGCAATCAACCTGATGGGCGACGGGCTGCGTGACGCCCTCGATCCGAAACTCAAGAATGCCGCCTGA
- a CDS encoding ABC transporter ATP-binding protein — translation MSLLQIKNLNVRFGDAKAVPVVDGLDLAVDKGEVLAIVGESGSGKSVTMMALMGLIDAPGIVTADALSFNGQDMLKLSARQRRKVVGKDLAMVFQDPMTALNPSYTVGFQIEEVLRQHLGLSGKAARQRALELLKKVEIPAAESRLDAYPHQLSGGMSQRVAIAMAIAGEPKLLIADEPTTALDVTIQAQIMELLLNLQRERHMALILITHDLAVVAETAQRVCVMYAGQAVEVGYVPQLFDMPAHPYTEALLAAIPEHSEGAERLATLPGIVPGRYDRPQGCLLSPRCPYVQENCRQQRPGLDPKAHSLARCFYPLNQEVA, via the coding sequence ATGTCGCTGCTGCAAATCAAGAATCTCAATGTCCGCTTTGGCGATGCCAAGGCTGTCCCGGTGGTCGATGGCCTCGACCTTGCGGTCGACAAAGGCGAAGTATTGGCCATCGTCGGCGAGTCCGGTTCGGGCAAGTCGGTCACCATGATGGCGCTGATGGGCCTTATCGACGCACCCGGCATCGTCACTGCCGACGCGCTCAGCTTCAATGGCCAGGACATGCTCAAGCTCAGCGCGCGCCAGCGACGCAAAGTGGTCGGCAAGGACCTGGCGATGGTCTTCCAGGACCCGATGACCGCGCTGAACCCGAGCTACACCGTGGGTTTCCAGATCGAGGAAGTGCTGCGCCAACACCTGGGCCTGTCCGGCAAGGCAGCGCGTCAACGCGCGCTGGAGCTGCTCAAGAAGGTAGAGATTCCCGCCGCCGAAAGTCGCCTGGATGCTTATCCGCACCAGCTGTCCGGCGGCATGAGCCAGCGGGTCGCGATCGCCATGGCGATTGCCGGCGAGCCCAAGCTGCTGATCGCCGATGAACCGACCACCGCCCTGGACGTGACCATCCAGGCGCAGATCATGGAACTGCTGCTCAACCTGCAGCGCGAACGCCACATGGCACTGATCCTGATCACCCACGACCTGGCCGTGGTCGCCGAAACCGCGCAGCGGGTCTGCGTGATGTACGCCGGGCAAGCCGTGGAAGTCGGGTACGTGCCGCAATTGTTCGACATGCCCGCGCATCCTTACACCGAAGCCTTGCTGGCGGCGATTCCCGAGCACAGCGAAGGCGCCGAACGCCTGGCGACCCTGCCGGGTATCGTCCCGGGCCGCTACGACCGGCCGCAAGGCTGCCTGCTGTCGCCACGCTGCCCCTACGTGCAGGAAAACTGCCGGCAACAACGGCCAGGCCTCGACCCAAAAGCCCACAGCCTCGCGCGCTGTTTCTACCCGTTGAATCAGGAGGTGGCGTAA
- a CDS encoding peptide ABC transporter ATP-binding protein, translating into MSVVLTARDLTRHYEVSRGLFKGHALVRALNGVSFELEAGKTLAVVGESGCGKSTLARALTLIEEPSSGSLKIVGHEVTGASKSERKQMRRDVQMVFQSPYASLNPRQKIGDQLGEPLLINTNLSRAERREKVQAMMQQVGLRPEHYQRYPHMFSGGQRQRIALARAMMLQPKVLVADEPTSALDVSIQAQVLNLFMDLQQQYQTAYVFISHNLAVVRHVADDVLVMYLGRPAEMGPKEDIYTRPLHPYTQALLSATPTIHPDPLKPKIKIVGELPNPLNPPSGCAFHKRCPYATERCAAEVPAFRQVGTRLVACHYAEQFLG; encoded by the coding sequence ATGAGCGTCGTTCTTACCGCCCGCGACCTTACCCGTCACTATGAAGTTTCCCGTGGCCTGTTCAAGGGCCATGCACTGGTCCGTGCCCTCAATGGCGTCTCGTTCGAACTGGAGGCCGGCAAGACCCTGGCCGTGGTCGGCGAATCGGGTTGCGGCAAATCCACCCTGGCCCGCGCCCTGACCCTGATCGAGGAACCCTCTTCCGGCTCGTTGAAAATCGTCGGGCATGAAGTCACAGGCGCCAGCAAGAGCGAACGCAAGCAAATGCGCCGCGATGTGCAGATGGTCTTCCAGAGCCCCTATGCCTCGCTCAACCCACGGCAGAAAATCGGCGACCAGCTGGGCGAGCCGCTGCTGATCAACACCAACCTTTCGCGTGCCGAACGCCGGGAGAAAGTCCAGGCCATGATGCAACAGGTCGGTCTGCGCCCCGAGCACTACCAGCGCTATCCGCATATGTTCTCCGGTGGCCAGCGCCAGCGCATCGCCCTGGCCCGGGCGATGATGCTGCAACCCAAAGTGCTGGTAGCGGACGAACCGACCTCGGCGCTGGACGTATCGATCCAGGCCCAGGTGCTGAACCTGTTCATGGACCTGCAACAGCAGTACCAGACCGCCTATGTTTTTATCTCGCACAATCTGGCGGTGGTGCGGCACGTGGCCGATGACGTGTTGGTGATGTACCTGGGGCGGCCGGCGGAAATGGGGCCCAAAGAGGACATCTACACCCGTCCGCTACACCCTTACACCCAGGCGCTGCTGTCAGCGACCCCGACCATCCACCCCGACCCGCTCAAGCCGAAGATCAAGATCGTCGGCGAATTGCCCAACCCGCTCAACCCGCCCAGCGGCTGTGCGTTCCACAAGCGCTGCCCGTATGCGACCGAGCGTTGTGCTGCTGAAGTGCCGGCGTTTCGGCAGGTTGGTACGCGGTTGGTGGCGTGCCACTATGCGGAGCAGTTTTTGGGCTGA
- a CDS encoding AraC family transcriptional regulator, with translation MASLPDDDGPAQTPETAATVMRYHLCWKHRDLDGVMALYHPDIQYNDFFQNRVLRLDELREYVRVSMPRDPDEALEHSDRIRIDGNTAFIQYQVTLRGGQGLVSFRSSEAITVRDGLIWRVNEYASLVREQAGSKTDSSLRPAASRLGLSPRQLSFMAQDLQQYFERQQPYLNADLDLQQVARECGYSRNQISYLLNQVLGQSFYRYVNQARLQHLLNALETAGPAVRIDDMAFAAGFNSLSAFYKCFRQHTGQSPSAYLKQISLRTRT, from the coding sequence ATGGCTTCACTCCCCGACGATGACGGCCCGGCTCAAACCCCGGAAACCGCCGCCACCGTAATGCGCTACCACCTGTGCTGGAAACATCGCGACCTGGACGGAGTCATGGCGCTTTACCACCCGGACATCCAGTACAACGATTTCTTCCAGAACCGCGTCCTGCGTCTCGATGAACTGCGCGAGTACGTGCGCGTCAGCATGCCCCGCGATCCGGACGAAGCCCTGGAGCACAGCGACCGCATCCGCATCGACGGCAACACCGCGTTTATTCAGTACCAGGTCACCCTGCGCGGCGGTCAGGGGCTGGTTTCGTTTCGTTCCAGCGAGGCGATCACAGTACGGGACGGGCTGATCTGGCGGGTCAATGAATATGCCTCGCTTGTCCGCGAACAGGCAGGGAGCAAAACCGATTCCAGCCTGCGTCCGGCAGCGAGTCGCCTCGGCCTGTCACCGCGCCAGCTCAGCTTCATGGCCCAGGACCTGCAGCAGTACTTCGAGCGCCAACAGCCGTACTTGAATGCTGACCTGGACCTGCAACAAGTGGCACGCGAATGCGGCTACAGCCGCAACCAGATTTCCTACCTGCTCAACCAGGTGCTGGGCCAGAGCTTTTACCGCTATGTGAACCAGGCCCGCCTGCAGCACCTGCTCAACGCCCTGGAAACCGCCGGCCCTGCCGTGCGCATCGACGATATGGCCTTTGCCGCCGGGTTCAACTCGTTGTCGGCTTTCTACAAATGCTTTCGCCAACACACCGGGCAGTCGCCCAGCGCCTACCTGAAGCAGATTTCTCTGCGGACACGCACGTAA
- a CDS encoding FAD-binding oxidoreductase, producing the protein MSAWRNISLWMDQLEEPLTARAPLREDLDVDVAIIGAGYTGLWTAYYLKRLKPELSIAIVEAQTAGFGASGRNGGWLMGNVLGEDRLLAGLSPQQRRASFDLLHGIPDEVKSVLDREGIACDYRKGGVLYCAARYPEQEVTLRNYLKKLYSQGLSESDYRWLSPAELNEQLRVATPFGGIHTPHCATIQPARLVRGLAQAVERMGVRLYENSPVTDWQSGCVRTAQARVNARWVVPAVEGYSVTLPPLGRYQMPVQSLLVATEPLPEQVWDQIGLNQGQAFSENSRQVTYGQRSADNRLVFGARGGYRFAGRLREDFNLTDSEIELRRYLFGELFPQLKDVRITHAWGGNLGMSRRFQPHMLCDPANGIALSGGYGGEGVGASNLGGRTLADLILGRDSELTHQPWVLQSGRLQALRRWEPEPCRWLGYNAIIRSFVHEDQTLANPASPPWRRQLACRLANFMEGFMR; encoded by the coding sequence ATGTCGGCATGGCGCAATATCAGCCTGTGGATGGATCAGCTTGAAGAGCCGCTGACAGCGCGCGCACCGTTGCGCGAGGACCTGGATGTCGATGTCGCGATCATCGGCGCCGGCTATACCGGGCTCTGGACTGCCTATTACCTCAAGCGCCTCAAGCCCGAGCTGAGCATAGCCATCGTCGAAGCACAAACCGCCGGCTTCGGCGCATCCGGGCGCAATGGCGGCTGGCTAATGGGCAATGTGCTCGGGGAAGATCGCCTGCTGGCCGGACTTTCTCCGCAACAGCGGCGCGCCTCTTTCGATCTGCTGCACGGCATCCCCGATGAAGTCAAAAGCGTGCTGGACCGTGAAGGCATTGCTTGCGATTACCGCAAGGGCGGCGTGCTGTATTGCGCAGCCCGTTATCCCGAGCAGGAAGTCACCCTGCGCAACTACCTCAAGAAGCTGTACAGCCAAGGGCTGAGTGAAAGCGACTACCGCTGGTTGAGCCCGGCCGAGCTGAACGAGCAACTGCGCGTTGCCACGCCCTTTGGCGGCATCCACACGCCGCACTGCGCAACGATCCAGCCAGCCAGGCTGGTGCGCGGGCTTGCCCAGGCGGTCGAGCGCATGGGCGTCAGGCTGTATGAAAACAGCCCGGTCACCGATTGGCAGTCCGGTTGCGTGCGCACCGCACAGGCGCGGGTCAATGCACGCTGGGTCGTCCCCGCAGTGGAAGGCTATTCAGTTACCTTGCCGCCACTGGGTCGCTATCAAATGCCGGTGCAGAGCCTGCTGGTGGCCACCGAGCCGCTGCCTGAGCAAGTCTGGGATCAGATCGGTTTGAACCAGGGCCAGGCTTTCAGCGAAAACAGCCGCCAGGTCACCTACGGCCAGCGCAGTGCCGACAACCGCCTGGTGTTCGGTGCGCGTGGTGGCTATCGCTTTGCCGGTCGCCTGCGCGAAGACTTCAATCTCACCGACAGTGAAATCGAGCTGCGTCGCTATCTGTTCGGCGAGCTGTTCCCGCAACTCAAGGATGTACGGATCACCCACGCCTGGGGCGGCAACCTGGGCATGTCCCGACGCTTCCAGCCGCACATGCTGTGCGACCCGGCCAACGGTATCGCCCTGTCCGGCGGCTACGGCGGCGAAGGCGTCGGCGCCAGTAACCTGGGCGGACGCACCCTGGCCGACCTGATTCTGGGGCGCGACAGCGAACTGACGCATCAACCCTGGGTGCTGCAATCCGGCCGCCTGCAGGCCCTGCGCCGCTGGGAGCCGGAACCCTGCCGCTGGCTGGGCTACAACGCAATCATCCGCAGCTTCGTGCATGAAGACCAGACCCTGGCCAACCCCGCCAGCCCGCCCTGGCGACGCCAGCTGGCCTGCCGCCTGGCCAACTTCATGGAAGGCTTCATGCGCTGA
- a CDS encoding cupin domain-containing protein: protein MTITHFKNTATVTLEESNPVAVPLGEPVAIASVTAVERSDGVETGIWSCTPGRWRRQIVAQEFCHFIQGRCTFTPDDGEPLEITAGDALMLPANSTGIWDIQETVRKTYVLIL from the coding sequence ATGACCATTACCCATTTCAAGAACACCGCCACCGTGACACTGGAAGAGTCGAACCCCGTCGCCGTGCCGCTGGGCGAGCCGGTGGCGATTGCCTCGGTGACCGCGGTGGAACGCAGTGACGGCGTCGAAACCGGCATCTGGTCCTGCACGCCCGGCCGCTGGCGGCGGCAGATCGTTGCCCAGGAGTTCTGTCACTTCATCCAGGGCCGCTGCACCTTCACCCCCGATGACGGTGAGCCGCTGGAAATTACCGCTGGCGATGCCCTGATGTTGCCCGCCAACAGCACCGGGATCTGGGATATCCAGGAAACCGTGCGCAAGACCTACGTTTTGATCCTCTGA
- a CDS encoding polyamine ABC transporter substrate-binding protein: MLRLTIAPLMLVASITQAAETVKIYNWSDYIAPDTLKAFQSTSGILPVYDVYDSNETLDGKLMTGKSGYDVVFPSNHFMARQIQGKALKQLDKSQLPNWKNLNPVLLKALEGNDPGNQHGFPYLWGSTGIGYNVDKVKAVLGDNAPVDSWDLIFKPEYMSKLKQCGVAILDNGPELLPAALNYLGLPHHSKNPEDYKKAEALLMKVQPYVSYFHSSKYTSDLANGNICVAVGFSGDILQAENRAREANNGVNIGYSIPREGAAIWFDMVAMPADAPDEKAGYAFMNYLLEPQVMANISNYVHYANGNEAADKLIDPAIKADTKVYPSEAMMGKLFALEAMPLNIDRIRTRLWTKIKSGS, from the coding sequence ATGCTCCGATTGACCATTGCCCCGCTGATGTTGGTCGCCTCCATCACCCAGGCCGCCGAGACAGTGAAGATCTACAACTGGTCGGACTACATCGCCCCCGACACCCTCAAGGCCTTCCAGAGCACCAGCGGGATTTTGCCGGTGTATGACGTTTATGACAGCAACGAGACCCTGGATGGCAAGTTGATGACCGGCAAATCCGGCTATGACGTAGTCTTCCCCTCCAACCACTTCATGGCCCGGCAAATTCAGGGCAAGGCGCTCAAGCAACTGGACAAGTCCCAGTTGCCGAACTGGAAAAACCTCAACCCGGTGCTGCTCAAGGCCCTGGAAGGCAATGACCCGGGCAACCAGCATGGCTTCCCCTACCTGTGGGGCAGCACCGGTATCGGCTACAACGTGGACAAGGTCAAAGCGGTGCTTGGCGACAATGCACCAGTGGATTCCTGGGATCTGATCTTCAAGCCCGAGTACATGAGCAAGCTCAAGCAATGTGGCGTGGCAATCCTCGACAACGGCCCGGAGTTGCTGCCCGCCGCGCTCAACTACCTGGGCCTGCCGCACCACAGCAAGAACCCGGAGGATTACAAGAAAGCCGAAGCGCTGCTGATGAAAGTGCAGCCGTACGTCAGTTACTTCCATTCCTCGAAGTACACCAGCGACCTGGCCAACGGCAACATCTGCGTGGCGGTGGGCTTCTCCGGCGATATCCTGCAGGCAGAAAACCGCGCCAGGGAAGCCAACAACGGGGTGAATATCGGTTACTCGATCCCCAGGGAAGGTGCGGCGATCTGGTTCGACATGGTGGCGATGCCGGCCGATGCACCGGATGAAAAGGCCGGGTATGCCTTCATGAATTACCTGCTGGAACCGCAGGTGATGGCCAACATCAGCAACTACGTGCATTACGCCAATGGCAATGAAGCGGCCGACAAGCTGATCGACCCGGCGATCAAGGCTGATACCAAGGTGTATCCGAGTGAGGCGATGATGGGCAAGTTGTTTGCCCTGGAGGCCATGCCGCTGAATATCGACCGGATTCGGACGCGGCTGTGGACGAAGATAAAGTCGGGGAGTTGA
- a CDS encoding peptide chain release factor 3 yields MTNQAAEVAKRRTFAIISHPDAGKTTITEKLLLMGKAISVAGTVKSRKSDRHATSDWMEMEKQRGISITTSVMQFPYREHMINLLDTPGHEDFSEDTYRTLTAVDSALMVLDGGKGVEPRTIALMDVCRLRDTPIVSFINKLDRDIRDPIELLDEIEAVLKIKAAPITWPIGCYRDFKGVYHLADDYIIVYTAGHGHERTEVKIIEKLDSDEARAHLGDEYDRFVDQLELVQGACHEFNQQEFMDGQLTPVFFGTALGNFGVDHVLDAVVDWAPKPLARVANERTVEPVEEKFSGFVFKIQANMDPKHRDRIAFMRICSGKYEKGMKMRHVRTGKDVRIGDALTFFSSEREQLEEAYAGDIIGLHNHGTIQIGDTFSEGEVLGFTGIPHFAPELFRRVRLKDPLKSKQLRQGLQQLAEEGATQVFFPERSNDIILGAVGVLQFDVVASRLKEEYKVECAYEPITVWSARWISCDDKKKFEEFKVKAVENLAVDGGGHLTYLAPTRVNLALMEERWPDVKFRATREHH; encoded by the coding sequence ATGACCAACCAGGCCGCCGAAGTCGCGAAACGCCGCACCTTCGCAATTATTTCCCACCCGGATGCGGGTAAAACCACCATCACCGAGAAGCTCTTGCTGATGGGCAAGGCCATTTCCGTCGCCGGCACGGTGAAATCGCGCAAGTCCGACCGCCATGCCACCTCCGACTGGATGGAAATGGAGAAGCAGCGCGGTATCTCCATCACCACCTCGGTGATGCAGTTCCCGTATCGCGAGCACATGATCAACCTGCTTGACACCCCGGGCCACGAAGACTTCTCCGAAGACACCTACCGCACCCTGACCGCGGTGGACTCGGCGCTGATGGTACTCGACGGCGGTAAGGGTGTAGAACCACGCACCATCGCCCTGATGGACGTTTGCCGTCTGCGTGACACGCCGATCGTCAGCTTCATCAACAAGCTCGACCGCGATATCCGCGACCCGATCGAATTGCTCGACGAAATCGAGGCGGTGCTGAAGATCAAGGCCGCGCCGATCACCTGGCCGATTGGCTGCTATCGCGACTTCAAAGGCGTGTACCACCTGGCTGACGACTACATCATCGTCTACACCGCCGGCCACGGTCACGAGCGTACCGAAGTGAAGATCATCGAGAAGCTCGACTCCGATGAAGCCCGCGCGCACCTGGGTGACGAGTACGACCGCTTTGTCGATCAGCTGGAACTGGTGCAGGGTGCCTGCCACGAATTCAATCAACAGGAGTTCATGGACGGGCAGCTGACCCCGGTGTTCTTCGGTACTGCCCTTGGCAACTTCGGTGTCGATCACGTGCTCGACGCCGTGGTCGATTGGGCACCCAAGCCACTGGCGCGGGTTGCCAACGAGCGCACGGTCGAGCCGGTCGAAGAGAAATTCAGCGGCTTCGTGTTCAAGATCCAGGCGAACATGGACCCCAAGCACCGCGACCGTATCGCCTTCATGCGCATTTGCTCGGGCAAGTACGAAAAGGGCATGAAAATGCGCCACGTGCGGACCGGCAAGGACGTGCGGATCGGCGATGCGCTGACGTTCTTCTCCTCCGAGCGCGAGCAACTCGAAGAGGCCTACGCCGGCGACATCATCGGCCTGCACAACCACGGCACGATTCAGATCGGCGACACCTTCAGTGAAGGCGAGGTCCTGGGCTTTACCGGTATCCCGCACTTCGCCCCGGAACTGTTCCGCCGCGTGCGCCTGAAGGATCCGCTCAAGTCCAAGCAGTTGCGTCAGGGCCTGCAACAGCTGGCCGAAGAGGGCGCGACCCAGGTGTTCTTCCCCGAGCGCAGCAACGACATCATTCTCGGCGCCGTCGGTGTGCTGCAGTTCGATGTGGTCGCCAGCCGCCTGAAGGAAGAATACAAGGTCGAATGCGCCTACGAGCCGATCACTGTCTGGTCGGCCCGCTGGATTTCCTGTGACGACAAGAAGAAGTTCGAGGAATTCAAGGTCAAGGCCGTGGAAAACCTTGCGGTCGACGGTGGTGGTCACCTGACCTACCTGGCGCCGACGCGGGTCAACCTGGCGCTGATGGAAGAGCGCTGGCCTGATGTGAAATTCCGCGCTACTCGCGAGCACCATTGA
- a CDS encoding helix-turn-helix transcriptional regulator — protein sequence MAKSLDQVMKGLPAARRQKIEQRGQELIEDQMTLQELRKELNLTQEAMAGLLDMKQANISKVEKRADMLISTLRGYVEAMGGTLELVARLPGRSPVKLEGFRDLNTDCK from the coding sequence ATGGCTAAGTCACTCGACCAAGTTATGAAAGGGCTTCCCGCTGCACGCAGGCAGAAGATCGAGCAGCGTGGCCAGGAGCTCATTGAGGATCAGATGACCTTGCAGGAGCTGCGCAAGGAGCTGAACCTGACGCAGGAAGCCATGGCTGGCCTTCTCGACATGAAGCAAGCCAACATCTCCAAAGTGGAGAAGCGCGCCGACATGCTGATCTCCACGTTGCGCGGATACGTCGAAGCCATGGGCGGCACACTCGAACTCGTCGCCCGGCTACCCGGTCGTAGCCCGGTGAAGCTGGAGGGCTTCCGCGATCTGAACACGGACTGCAAGTAA
- a CDS encoding type II toxin-antitoxin system RelE/ParE family toxin: MKCLIELCDEFILEFEAMTEAVQDELLAQLKVLERFGPELGRPQVDTLNGSKHANMKELRFKADDGVWRMAFAFDPERKAVLLVGGDKSGGSEKRFYKALIKSADARFDRHLTTLKKEKGNG, translated from the coding sequence ATGAAGTGCCTTATCGAATTATGTGACGAGTTTATTCTTGAATTCGAGGCCATGACCGAGGCGGTTCAGGATGAGCTGTTGGCGCAGCTCAAGGTGCTGGAGCGGTTTGGCCCGGAGTTGGGGCGTCCGCAGGTGGATACCCTCAACGGCTCAAAGCACGCCAACATGAAAGAGCTGCGCTTCAAGGCTGATGATGGGGTCTGGCGCATGGCCTTCGCGTTTGACCCGGAAAGGAAGGCCGTCCTGCTCGTTGGTGGCGACAAGTCAGGCGGCAGCGAGAAGAGGTTTTACAAGGCTTTGATCAAGAGTGCGGATGCCCGCTTTGACCGCCACCTGACCACTTTGAAGAAGGAGAAAGGCAATGGCTAA
- a CDS encoding type III PLP-dependent enzyme, whose protein sequence is MSIQVEDYFARDTFQKMKAFADKQETPFVLIDTQMISQAYDDLRAGFEFAKVYYAVKANPAVEIIDLLKEKGSSFDIASIYELDKVMDRGVGPDRISYGNTIKKSKDIRYFFDKGVRLYATDSEADLRNIAKAAPGSKVYVRILTEGSTTADWPLSRKFGCQTDMAMDLLILARDLGLVPYGISFHVGSQQRDISVWDAAIAKVKVIFERLKEEDGIELKLINMGGGFPANYITRTNSLETYAEEIIRFLKEDFGDELPEIILEPGRSLIANAGILVSEVVLVARKSRTAVERWVYTDVGKFSGLIETMDEAIKFPIWTEKKGEVEEVVIAGPTCDSADIMYENYKYGLPLNLAIGDRLYWLSTGAYTTSYSAVEFNGFPPLKSFYI, encoded by the coding sequence ATGTCGATTCAGGTCGAAGACTATTTCGCGCGCGATACCTTTCAGAAAATGAAGGCGTTCGCTGACAAGCAAGAAACCCCGTTCGTACTCATCGACACCCAGATGATCAGCCAGGCCTACGACGACCTGCGCGCCGGTTTCGAATTCGCCAAGGTCTACTACGCGGTCAAGGCCAACCCTGCCGTCGAGATCATCGACCTGCTCAAGGAAAAAGGCTCGAGCTTCGACATCGCCTCGATCTACGAGCTGGACAAGGTCATGGACCGCGGCGTCGGCCCAGACCGCATCAGCTACGGCAACACCATCAAGAAGTCCAAGGACATCCGCTACTTCTTTGATAAGGGCGTGCGCCTGTACGCGACCGACTCCGAAGCCGACCTGCGCAACATTGCCAAGGCCGCACCGGGCTCGAAAGTCTATGTACGTATACTCACCGAAGGCTCGACCACGGCCGACTGGCCTCTGTCGCGCAAATTCGGCTGCCAGACCGACATGGCCATGGACCTGCTGATCCTGGCGCGTGACCTGGGCCTGGTGCCTTACGGCATCTCCTTCCACGTGGGCTCGCAGCAGCGCGACATCAGCGTCTGGGACGCGGCCATCGCCAAGGTCAAGGTGATCTTCGAGCGCCTGAAGGAAGAAGACGGCATCGAACTCAAGCTCATCAACATGGGTGGCGGCTTCCCGGCCAACTACATCACCCGTACCAACAGCCTGGAAACCTACGCTGAAGAGATCATCCGCTTCCTCAAGGAAGACTTCGGCGACGAGCTGCCGGAAATCATCCTCGAGCCAGGCCGTTCGTTGATCGCCAACGCCGGCATCCTGGTCAGCGAAGTGGTGCTGGTTGCGCGTAAATCGCGTACCGCCGTCGAACGCTGGGTCTACACCGACGTGGGCAAGTTCAGCGGCCTGATCGAAACCATGGACGAAGCCATCAAGTTCCCGATCTGGACCGAGAAGAAAGGCGAAGTGGAAGAAGTGGTGATTGCAGGCCCAACCTGCGACAGCGCCGACATCATGTACGAGAACTACAAGTACGGCCTGCCGTTGAACCTGGCCATCGGTGACCGCCTGTACTGGCTGTCGACCGGCGCCTACACCACCAGCTACAGCGCCGTGGAATTCAACGGCTTCCCGCCGCTGAAGTCGTTCTACATCTAA